A single region of the Triticum dicoccoides isolate Atlit2015 ecotype Zavitan chromosome 2B, WEW_v2.0, whole genome shotgun sequence genome encodes:
- the LOC119368098 gene encoding RING-H2 finger protein ATL70-like yields the protein MAHSCHGYDLVLRRYLLALHHLLDCVRFVAAVVLDRLGIVSFEGEMLPGEPWSELVDTALMERLMEAAFWQSSSPPKVNRSSSWTAPQYRRRRVAPADVEGAEDDDGCVGICAICLAALDVGGQLVTELCNCSHAFHGACIGYWIGSGEAGTCPLCRTPTLPTAWWNGWREVVPHTSLSP from the coding sequence ATGGCCCATTCCTGCCACGGCTACGATCTTGTGCTGCGACGGTATCTCTTGGCCCTGCACCACCTCCTCGACTGCGTCCGCTTCGTCGCGGCGGTCGTCCTGGACCGCCTCGGCATCGTCTCGTTCGAAGGCGAGATGCTGCCCGGTGAGCCTTGGAGCGAGCTCGTTGACACTGCGCTGATGGAGCGCCTCATGGAGGCAGCGTTCTGGCAGTCCAGCTCGCCGCCGAAGGTGAATCGTTCGTCCTCGTGGACGGCGCCACAGTACAGACGACGGCGGGTTGCGCCGGCGGATGTCGAGGGAGCCGAGGACGACGACGGGTGCGTGGGCATCTGTGCCATTTGCTTGGCGGCGCTCGACGTGGGAGGGCAACTGGTCACGGAGTTGTGCAACTGCTCGCATGCGTTCCACGGCGCCTGCATCGGTTATTGGATCGGCAGCGGCGAGGCTGGCACTTGCCCGCTGTGCCGCACCCCGACGTTACCAACGGCGTGGTGGAACGGTTGGCGAGAAGTAGTGCCACACACGTCTTTATCTCCTTGA